A part of Corynebacterium lactis RW2-5 genomic DNA contains:
- a CDS encoding DUF3800 domain-containing protein encodes MLLAYIDEIGSTGAFIHPSHRRFSDSPAFGYGGFIIPEENARELGAYFAERKKEFFRNEIPSDTDPGRWEKKGSDLLYALVAEERPQNLRLLGSLMKKLRQLNGNLFYYAQEKPTGSPKETNCGPTEFKEREETAMRETLNRIARHADFHDSNVLVMMDQINEKSRIQRLPTMYAHILGRASDYREMRRIVEPPMHIDSELSTNIQFADWICALAKRAIEYQLVQDSRYHWVPNSQPLKAARGLFTYESKLRLYQRAIDDLNHSQILNSERPLFEAIPNNPLTAENMEKLERVRAATFRDQKR; translated from the coding sequence ATGCTACTCGCGTACATCGACGAAATCGGAAGCACAGGCGCCTTCATTCACCCCAGCCACCGACGCTTCAGCGACAGCCCAGCCTTCGGATACGGGGGTTTTATCATCCCGGAGGAAAACGCCCGTGAACTAGGCGCATACTTCGCAGAACGCAAAAAAGAGTTCTTCCGCAACGAGATACCATCTGACACGGACCCCGGCCGCTGGGAGAAAAAGGGCTCCGACCTTCTCTACGCATTAGTTGCCGAAGAACGCCCACAGAATCTACGCCTTCTGGGTTCGCTCATGAAGAAGCTCCGGCAGCTCAACGGCAACCTCTTCTATTACGCACAAGAAAAACCGACCGGTAGCCCTAAAGAAACAAATTGCGGCCCAACAGAGTTCAAAGAACGTGAGGAAACAGCGATGCGAGAAACCCTCAACCGCATCGCACGCCATGCCGACTTTCACGATTCGAACGTCCTCGTCATGATGGACCAAATCAACGAAAAATCCCGCATTCAACGGTTACCGACCATGTATGCCCACATTCTAGGTAGGGCATCCGACTATCGGGAAATGAGACGCATCGTTGAACCACCTATGCACATCGACAGCGAGTTGTCGACAAACATACAGTTCGCCGATTGGATTTGTGCGCTTGCCAAGCGAGCGATTGAGTACCAGCTCGTTCAAGATTCCCGCTACCACTGGGTACCTAATTCGCAGCCATTAAAAGCAGCCCGAGGGTTATTCACCTACGAGTCAAAACTACGGCTATACCAACGCGCCATCGACGATCTCAACCACTCTCAGATTCTCAACTCAGAGCGACCGCTGTTCGAAGCAATCCCCAACAATCCGTTAACCGCGGAGAACATGGAAAAACTGGAGCGAGTGAGAGCTGCAACTTTCCGAGATCAAAAGCGATAA
- a CDS encoding site-specific integrase produces MATVSPYTTKRGRRWEVQWTRPDGRRTRKRGFPTKIAAQAWLEDQNTARRKGTWVDPTRENTRIDTLGERWLAMQTHLKPSGLRSIKSVWTNHVKPTWGQRTVGSIRRSEIQEWISTFPLGATSARRAHNALSQIFDLAVDDGCVAVNPAKGVRLPRKPTPVKVYLTMEQVRTLADESSQPAIVWFLATTGVRWSELAGLQVGDMNLSGRRAFLQRAAVTVGSRVEIGSLKSHESRSIAIPRFVCNLLQPIIAGRGADEFVWPGADGGPLRLPGHGSFFHGALERVRAADSCFPVVTVHGMRHVAAGLLVSSGASVKVVQRQLGHASAAMTLDTYADLFDGDLDVVADAMEVAHLKLGEPKVSQKRGSA; encoded by the coding sequence ATGGCCACCGTTTCCCCGTACACCACGAAGAGAGGACGCCGCTGGGAAGTCCAATGGACACGACCCGACGGCCGCCGCACCCGCAAGCGCGGCTTCCCCACCAAAATCGCCGCCCAAGCATGGCTCGAAGACCAAAACACAGCCCGCCGCAAAGGAACCTGGGTAGACCCGACTAGAGAAAACACCCGCATCGATACCCTCGGCGAGCGCTGGCTAGCCATGCAAACCCACCTCAAACCCTCCGGGCTACGCTCCATCAAGAGCGTCTGGACCAACCACGTAAAACCAACCTGGGGCCAGCGCACCGTCGGCAGTATCCGACGCTCCGAAATCCAAGAATGGATCAGCACCTTCCCCCTCGGCGCCACCTCAGCCCGGCGCGCCCACAACGCGCTTTCTCAAATTTTCGATTTAGCAGTTGATGACGGGTGCGTGGCGGTGAATCCAGCGAAGGGTGTGCGCCTGCCGCGTAAACCAACGCCGGTGAAGGTGTACTTGACGATGGAGCAGGTGCGGACTCTGGCCGATGAGTCGAGTCAACCGGCGATTGTGTGGTTTTTGGCGACGACGGGTGTTCGGTGGTCGGAGTTGGCCGGCCTACAAGTTGGGGATATGAATTTGAGTGGTCGGCGAGCGTTTTTACAGCGGGCCGCAGTGACCGTCGGCAGTCGGGTTGAGATCGGGTCATTGAAGAGTCATGAGAGCCGGAGTATCGCCATTCCGCGTTTCGTGTGCAATTTGCTGCAGCCGATTATCGCGGGCCGGGGTGCAGATGAGTTCGTGTGGCCCGGCGCGGATGGTGGTCCGTTGCGGTTGCCGGGGCATGGGTCGTTTTTCCATGGTGCGCTGGAGCGTGTTCGTGCGGCGGATTCTTGTTTTCCGGTGGTGACGGTGCATGGGATGCGGCATGTGGCGGCGGGGTTGTTGGTGTCGTCGGGGGCGTCGGTGAAGGTTGTGCAGCGTCAGCTGGGGCATGCGTCTGCGGCGATGACTTTGGATACATACGCTGATTTGTTCGATGGGGACTTGGACGTGGTGGCGGATGCGATGGAAGTTGCTCACTTGAAGCTAGGTGAGCCAAAAGTGAGCCAAAAACGCGGTAGCGCATAG
- a CDS encoding NAD(P)-dependent malic enzyme gives MTSAALHPVSELPSDQGTETPITDAEIFAAHEGGKIRTRSTMKLDNQRALSIGYTPGVARVCEAIHDDPALSRKYTWTGKNVAVISDGTAVLGLGDIGPKAALPVMEGKAQLFEQFAGISAVPIVLDTLDTEEIIATVKALAPSFGGINLEDISAPRCFEIESRLDEALDIPVFHDDQHGTAIVIAAGLINACKLTGRHFKDLRVVISGAGAAGVAATKMLMASGVQDIVVVDSRGIIHPDREPLSEIKQWVAQMTNPRQLQGAIDNALDGANVFIGVSAGRLGEEQISRMEKDAIIFALANPTPEVPLDIAHKYGAIVATGRSDQPNQINNVLAFPGLFKGALEAGATRITKTMKLAATHAIAQIGIDDLAPDRIIPSPLDPRVMPAVSEAVRQAALNDSSSGATI, from the coding sequence ATGACTTCCGCTGCACTGCACCCCGTTTCCGAACTCCCTTCTGACCAGGGCACCGAAACTCCGATTACCGATGCCGAAATCTTCGCCGCGCACGAAGGCGGCAAGATCCGCACGCGCTCCACCATGAAGCTGGATAACCAGCGTGCTCTCTCCATCGGCTACACCCCCGGTGTCGCCCGGGTCTGCGAGGCCATCCACGACGACCCCGCACTCTCCCGTAAGTACACTTGGACCGGCAAAAACGTCGCCGTCATCTCGGACGGCACCGCAGTCCTGGGGCTCGGCGACATCGGCCCAAAGGCCGCCCTTCCCGTAATGGAGGGAAAGGCCCAGCTCTTCGAACAGTTCGCCGGAATCTCTGCGGTGCCGATCGTCCTGGATACCCTGGACACCGAGGAGATCATCGCAACGGTAAAGGCCCTGGCGCCGTCGTTCGGCGGAATTAATCTGGAGGACATCTCCGCGCCCCGCTGCTTCGAGATTGAAAGCCGCCTCGATGAGGCTCTCGATATCCCCGTTTTCCACGACGATCAGCACGGCACTGCAATCGTCATCGCTGCTGGCCTCATCAACGCTTGCAAGCTGACCGGCCGCCACTTCAAGGACCTGCGCGTAGTCATCTCGGGCGCGGGCGCAGCCGGCGTCGCAGCTACGAAGATGCTGATGGCCTCCGGTGTGCAGGACATAGTCGTGGTCGACTCTCGAGGAATCATCCACCCGGACCGCGAGCCGCTGAGCGAAATCAAGCAGTGGGTCGCGCAGATGACCAATCCTCGCCAGCTGCAGGGCGCAATTGACAACGCTCTCGACGGTGCCAACGTTTTCATCGGCGTCTCCGCCGGCCGCCTCGGAGAGGAGCAGATTAGCCGGATGGAAAAGGACGCTATTATATTTGCCCTTGCCAACCCCACTCCTGAGGTCCCACTGGACATCGCTCACAAATACGGCGCGATCGTGGCGACGGGCCGTTCCGACCAGCCGAACCAAATCAATAACGTCCTGGCATTCCCAGGCCTGTTCAAGGGCGCACTCGAAGCCGGCGCAACGCGCATTACGAAGACCATGAAGCTCGCGGCCACCCATGCCATCGCACAGATCGGTATCGACGACCTCGCACCGGACCGAATCATCCCCTCCCCGCTGGATCCGAGGGTCATGCCTGCAGTGAGCGAAGCCGTGCGCCAGGCGGCCCTTAATGATTCGAGCTCGGGTGCGACTATCTGA
- a CDS encoding ABC transporter substrate-binding protein, whose amino-acid sequence MKRPISVAAAALTATLTLGLAGCVTNDESGNPEGWSEIKPAIVPELAAQVPEEIRAREILRIGTNPTFAPAEFKDSYGKIIGFDIDLARAMASVLGLNLDVQEQDFSLILPSISAGAVDLGVSGFTSNEERRKTYDFIDYLDTGLQWARRPGNDASSDNFCGKTVAVQRNTVADTDDLPIKHQECLDRGLPGINKLAYQDAGTAATTVVLGRADALAADSPVSAYAVNRSEGKLELAGGIYDSAPFGFPVPKDSELGPLLAKTLQYLIDNGQYQEILKTWGLEDGALKSATLNGEELK is encoded by the coding sequence ATGAAAAGACCCATCTCAGTGGCGGCTGCCGCGCTGACCGCGACTTTGACCCTGGGGTTGGCAGGCTGCGTCACAAATGACGAAAGCGGCAACCCCGAGGGCTGGTCAGAGATCAAGCCGGCAATCGTCCCGGAACTGGCCGCGCAGGTGCCAGAGGAGATCCGCGCCCGTGAAATCCTGCGCATCGGCACGAACCCAACGTTCGCGCCGGCGGAATTCAAGGATTCATACGGCAAGATCATCGGCTTCGATATCGACCTCGCCCGCGCTATGGCGAGCGTACTGGGCCTGAACCTGGACGTGCAGGAACAGGACTTCTCGCTAATTCTGCCCTCGATTTCCGCTGGCGCAGTCGACCTCGGCGTTTCCGGCTTTACCTCCAATGAGGAACGCCGCAAGACCTACGACTTCATCGACTACCTGGACACGGGCCTGCAGTGGGCCCGCCGCCCCGGCAACGATGCCAGCTCGGACAACTTCTGCGGCAAGACCGTCGCGGTGCAGCGCAATACCGTCGCCGATACCGATGACCTGCCGATCAAGCACCAGGAATGCCTCGACCGCGGTCTGCCGGGGATCAACAAACTGGCCTACCAGGACGCGGGTACCGCCGCGACGACCGTGGTCCTCGGCCGGGCCGATGCACTGGCCGCCGACTCCCCCGTCAGCGCCTACGCGGTTAACCGTTCCGAGGGCAAGCTCGAACTCGCGGGTGGCATCTACGACAGCGCACCGTTCGGATTCCCCGTCCCGAAGGACTCCGAGCTGGGCCCTTTGCTGGCGAAGACCCTGCAATACCTGATTGACAACGGCCAGTACCAGGAGATCCTGAAGACCTGGGGCCTTGAGGACGGTGCCTTAAAAAGCGCCACACTGAATGGAGAGGAACTTAAGTGA
- a CDS encoding amino acid ABC transporter permease, whose translation MSGGRYEATQAELKEEIKAKPLPRPGRWITAAILLALFVWFIIGAARNEAYHWDVYLQYLLDTRIAAAAGWTMALTILAMLIGIVGGAIIAVLRMSDNPVLSTVSWFYLWIFRGTPVYVQLVFWGLLGTIYTSVNLGFTEIDLSETLSNTFILAFVGLGLNEAAYMAEIVRAGIQAVPEGQTEASKALGMSWWQTVRRTVLPQAMRIIIPPTGNEFISLLKTTSLVIAVPFSLELYGRSTDIANALFLPVPMLLVAATWYLVITSILMVGQFYLERYFARGATRQLTARQLAALADAEGIPLANTRVVDKEEERFYREDPQ comes from the coding sequence GTGTCGGGCGGCCGCTACGAGGCAACCCAGGCAGAACTAAAGGAAGAGATTAAGGCCAAACCGCTACCGCGCCCGGGCCGCTGGATCACCGCCGCAATTCTGCTGGCGCTGTTCGTGTGGTTCATCATCGGTGCCGCCCGCAACGAGGCCTACCACTGGGACGTGTACCTGCAGTACCTCCTGGACACCCGCATTGCCGCCGCGGCTGGGTGGACTATGGCGCTGACCATTCTAGCGATGCTCATCGGCATCGTCGGCGGCGCCATTATCGCGGTACTACGCATGTCCGATAACCCGGTTCTGTCGACGGTTTCCTGGTTCTACCTGTGGATTTTCCGAGGCACCCCGGTCTACGTCCAGCTGGTCTTCTGGGGCCTGCTGGGCACCATCTACACGTCGGTCAACTTGGGGTTCACCGAGATTGACCTCAGCGAGACCCTGTCGAACACCTTCATTCTCGCGTTCGTCGGGCTGGGTCTGAACGAGGCCGCCTACATGGCCGAAATTGTCCGCGCCGGTATCCAGGCCGTCCCCGAAGGCCAGACCGAGGCCTCGAAGGCCCTCGGCATGAGCTGGTGGCAGACCGTTCGCCGCACTGTCCTTCCCCAGGCAATGCGCATCATCATCCCGCCGACAGGCAACGAGTTCATCTCCCTTCTGAAGACCACCTCGCTGGTCATCGCAGTGCCGTTCTCGCTGGAGCTCTACGGCCGCTCCACCGACATCGCCAACGCCCTCTTCCTTCCCGTGCCGATGCTGCTGGTCGCCGCGACCTGGTACCTGGTCATCACCTCGATTCTGATGGTCGGCCAGTTCTACCTGGAGCGTTACTTCGCCCGCGGCGCCACCCGCCAGCTCACCGCCCGCCAGCTCGCCGCGCTTGCCGACGCCGAGGGAATCCCCCTGGCAAACACCCGTGTCGTTGACAAAGAGGAAGAGCGATTCTACCGAGAGGATCCACAGTAA
- a CDS encoding amino acid ABC transporter ATP-binding protein, whose protein sequence is MTTKDLMVEAQKVRKSFGRLEVLKGIDLKVPRGTVTCLIGPSGSGKSTLLRCINHLEKVNAGRLYVDGSLIGYREKNGTLYEISEADAAQQRRDIGMVFQNFNLFPHRTVLGNITEAPVHVKGVPLKEAQDRAMQLLETVGLAHKADAYPVQLSGGQQQRVAIARALAMDPKLMLFDEPTSALDPELVGEVLGVMRGLADNGMTMVVVTHEMGFAREVADQVVFMADGVVVEHGTPDEVLGNPQHQRTRDFLSSLLK, encoded by the coding sequence ATGACAACCAAAGATTTGATGGTTGAGGCCCAGAAGGTTCGCAAGAGCTTCGGCCGCCTCGAGGTTCTTAAGGGTATCGACCTGAAGGTCCCGCGCGGAACCGTGACCTGCCTTATCGGCCCCTCCGGCTCTGGCAAGTCCACCCTGCTGCGCTGCATCAACCATCTGGAGAAGGTCAATGCCGGCCGCCTCTACGTCGACGGCTCCCTGATCGGATACCGCGAGAAAAACGGAACTCTCTACGAGATCTCCGAGGCTGACGCTGCCCAGCAACGTCGCGATATCGGCATGGTGTTCCAGAACTTCAACCTTTTCCCGCACCGCACCGTGCTTGGCAACATCACCGAGGCTCCGGTCCACGTCAAGGGCGTGCCGCTGAAGGAGGCCCAGGACCGCGCTATGCAGCTCCTGGAGACCGTCGGGCTAGCGCACAAGGCCGATGCCTACCCTGTCCAGCTCTCCGGCGGACAGCAGCAGCGAGTCGCTATCGCCCGCGCGCTCGCCATGGACCCGAAGCTGATGCTTTTCGACGAGCCCACCTCCGCCCTCGACCCCGAGCTGGTCGGCGAAGTCCTCGGTGTCATGCGAGGCCTGGCGGACAACGGCATGACGATGGTCGTGGTCACCCACGAGATGGGATTCGCCCGCGAGGTCGCCGATCAGGTCGTGTTCATGGCCGACGGTGTTGTGGTAGAGCACGGAACCCCGGACGAGGTCCTGGGCAACCCGCAGCACCAGCGCACACGCGACTTCCTGTCCTCACTGCTGAAGTAG
- a CDS encoding sulfite exporter TauE/SafE family protein produces the protein MVVSVWALALIVVTVLVGALMQRVSGMGLGLIGVPVLALIVGPVAGVLIINVLATVNAIFQAISVRENIDWKKFWLIGPVMAVGALPGAWVVHNTPPGPLQALVGALVLAGLLVTTYMPNQMRVDGPQYAMAAGVAGGFMNTLAGIAGPSITVYAQATRWPQRTFAATLQPLFFVSGAMSLAFKEITADESIFTTTPVILWPLGIVALLGGIALGTRISRRISAPRARRLALVLAATGAATILVRGIAEMLV, from the coding sequence ATGGTTGTGTCGGTGTGGGCTTTGGCATTGATTGTCGTAACCGTCCTCGTCGGAGCGCTAATGCAGCGCGTTTCGGGGATGGGGTTGGGTCTTATCGGGGTACCTGTTCTCGCACTAATCGTCGGCCCGGTCGCTGGTGTGCTCATCATTAACGTGCTCGCCACCGTCAACGCGATCTTCCAAGCCATTTCTGTTCGCGAAAACATCGACTGGAAGAAATTCTGGCTGATCGGCCCCGTTATGGCCGTCGGCGCGCTGCCGGGAGCGTGGGTCGTCCACAATACGCCTCCTGGGCCGCTGCAAGCACTGGTGGGTGCTCTGGTTCTGGCAGGACTCCTAGTTACCACTTATATGCCCAATCAGATGCGTGTCGACGGCCCGCAGTACGCCATGGCCGCCGGCGTTGCGGGCGGTTTCATGAACACGCTCGCGGGGATTGCCGGCCCCTCGATTACCGTCTACGCGCAGGCGACCCGCTGGCCACAGCGCACCTTCGCAGCAACCCTGCAGCCGCTGTTTTTCGTCTCCGGCGCGATGTCCCTGGCGTTTAAGGAAATCACCGCCGACGAGTCGATTTTCACCACCACGCCGGTAATTTTGTGGCCCCTGGGCATTGTGGCGCTTCTTGGTGGTATCGCCCTGGGCACCCGGATTTCGCGCCGCATCTCTGCGCCTCGTGCACGGCGTCTCGCCCTGGTGCTCGCCGCAACCGGCGCCGCGACCATTCTTGTTCGTGGCATCGCCGAGATGCTTGTTTAA
- the gdhA gene encoding NADP-specific glutamate dehydrogenase — protein MNIEQKVSGFYNQILTRNAGEPEFHQAVAEVLESLKIVLEKDPHYGDYGLVQRLCEPERQIIFRVPWVDDQGKVQVNRGFRVQFNSVLGPYKGGLRFHPSVNLGIIKFLGFEQIFKNSLTGLPIGGGKGGSDFDPKGKSELEIMRFCQSFMTELHRHIGEYRDVPAGDIGVGGREIGYLFGQYRRMANQHESGVLTGKGLTWGGSLVRTEATGYGCVYFTEEMMKANGSSFDGAKVIVSGSGNVAIYAIEKAQELGATVVGFSDSSGYVSTPNGVDVALLKDVKEVRRGRVADYVAEAEGAEFHEGGNIWELKADVALPCATQNELDGESAKLLVKNGCRFVAEGANMPSTPEAISVFQEAGVHFAPGKAANAGGVATSALEMQQNATRDSWSFEYTDERLKGIMSNIFKNCEKTAAEYDHAGDYVVGANIAGFKKVANAMLAQGVI, from the coding sequence TTGAATATCGAGCAGAAGGTTTCGGGCTTTTATAACCAAATTCTTACCCGAAACGCCGGAGAACCAGAGTTCCACCAGGCAGTCGCAGAAGTTTTGGAATCTCTGAAGATCGTCCTGGAGAAGGATCCGCATTACGGTGACTACGGCCTGGTTCAGCGTCTGTGCGAGCCGGAGCGTCAGATTATCTTCCGTGTCCCGTGGGTTGATGACCAGGGTAAGGTCCAGGTCAACCGTGGCTTCCGCGTTCAGTTCAACTCTGTCCTCGGCCCGTACAAGGGCGGCCTGCGCTTCCATCCGAGCGTGAACCTGGGCATCATCAAGTTCCTGGGCTTTGAGCAGATCTTCAAGAACTCCCTGACCGGCCTGCCCATCGGCGGCGGCAAGGGCGGCTCCGACTTCGACCCGAAGGGCAAGTCCGAGCTGGAAATCATGCGCTTCTGCCAGTCCTTCATGACTGAGCTGCACCGCCACATCGGCGAGTACCGCGACGTCCCGGCCGGTGACATCGGCGTCGGCGGCCGCGAGATCGGCTACCTGTTCGGTCAGTACCGCCGCATGGCCAACCAGCACGAGTCCGGCGTTCTCACCGGTAAGGGACTGACCTGGGGCGGTTCGCTGGTGCGCACCGAGGCAACCGGTTACGGCTGTGTCTACTTCACCGAAGAGATGATGAAGGCCAACGGATCCTCCTTCGACGGCGCCAAGGTCATCGTTTCTGGTTCCGGCAATGTTGCTATTTACGCGATTGAGAAGGCTCAGGAGCTGGGTGCTACTGTTGTCGGTTTCTCCGACTCCTCCGGTTACGTCTCCACCCCGAACGGTGTCGATGTCGCACTGCTGAAGGACGTCAAGGAGGTCCGACGTGGTCGCGTCGCTGACTATGTCGCTGAAGCTGAGGGGGCCGAGTTCCACGAGGGCGGCAACATCTGGGAGCTCAAGGCCGATGTCGCGCTTCCGTGTGCAACCCAGAACGAGCTGGACGGCGAGTCCGCGAAGCTCCTGGTCAAAAACGGCTGCCGCTTCGTCGCCGAAGGTGCGAACATGCCGTCGACTCCGGAGGCCATCAGCGTCTTCCAGGAGGCTGGTGTCCACTTCGCTCCGGGCAAGGCCGCCAACGCTGGTGGCGTTGCTACCTCCGCCCTGGAGATGCAGCAGAACGCTACCCGTGACTCCTGGTCCTTCGAGTACACCGACGAGCGTCTCAAGGGCATCATGAGCAACATCTTCAAGAACTGCGAGAAGACCGCTGCCGAGTACGATCACGCTGGTGACTACGTTGTTGGCGCGAACATCGCCGGCTTCAAGAAGGTTGCTAACGCAATGCTCGCCCAGGGCGTCATCTAG
- a CDS encoding DUF4921 family protein, protein MQANSNPLVTLADGTVKQVNPFSGTQVWTVPGRGNRPLGIKHDDPQPLKPEDFTARDSFGSDNLLQTPPEKARVVRDDTEPGGFRTITGLLPGQLKDSTAEFRRVPNLFEIVTYDYWKENYGFSPDRETQQRMEEYLADSAGREHVLAIVRTRLRAAGRPAEEVNTLSDEELLTRAPGYFAGGHDVIIARRHFTDGATLDNQLASSGTLSVMEHRALTNFTVESIADLYRKNRYVRYVVAFQNWLKPAGASFDHLHKQLVAIDEHGEQLEAEVDLVRENPNAYNEYAVDYAARRNLIIAENEHAVAFAGFGHRYPTLEIFSKSAICEPWKQTRAEIDAMSDLIHACHAAAGPDIPCNEEWHHRPVDLDVRMPWRVMIKWRTSNLAGFEEGTKIYLNTISPWDLRDRVVPKMYELRRTGHISDSIHIATECQCLPNSLKYNPLVEDDARLS, encoded by the coding sequence ATGCAGGCTAATTCGAATCCCCTTGTCACGCTTGCCGACGGCACCGTCAAGCAAGTCAACCCCTTCTCCGGCACCCAGGTGTGGACGGTTCCAGGGCGAGGGAACCGACCGCTCGGGATTAAGCATGACGATCCGCAGCCTTTGAAGCCGGAGGACTTCACCGCTCGGGATTCCTTTGGCTCCGACAATCTCCTGCAAACCCCGCCGGAGAAGGCCCGCGTGGTCCGCGACGACACCGAGCCCGGCGGCTTCCGCACTATTACTGGTCTGCTCCCAGGGCAGCTGAAGGATTCGACCGCGGAGTTCCGCCGAGTCCCGAACCTCTTCGAAATCGTCACCTACGACTATTGGAAGGAAAACTACGGCTTCTCCCCCGACCGCGAGACCCAGCAGCGGATGGAGGAATACCTCGCCGATTCTGCCGGTCGAGAGCATGTCCTCGCCATTGTGCGCACCCGCCTGCGTGCGGCCGGCCGCCCGGCTGAGGAGGTCAACACGCTTTCCGACGAGGAGCTGCTTACCCGCGCGCCCGGTTATTTCGCCGGCGGGCACGATGTCATTATTGCCCGTCGTCATTTCACAGACGGGGCGACACTGGACAATCAGCTGGCTTCCTCCGGCACTCTCAGCGTGATGGAGCACCGAGCGCTGACAAACTTCACCGTCGAGTCCATCGCGGATCTCTATCGGAAAAACCGCTACGTGCGCTACGTCGTTGCCTTCCAAAACTGGTTGAAGCCAGCCGGCGCCAGCTTCGACCACCTGCACAAGCAGCTGGTCGCCATTGACGAGCACGGTGAGCAGCTCGAGGCCGAGGTCGACCTCGTGCGCGAGAACCCGAATGCCTACAACGAGTACGCGGTGGATTACGCGGCTAGGCGCAATCTCATCATCGCCGAGAATGAGCACGCCGTGGCGTTTGCAGGCTTCGGCCACAGGTATCCGACGCTGGAGATTTTCTCGAAGTCCGCGATTTGTGAGCCGTGGAAACAGACCCGCGCTGAGATCGATGCCATGTCTGACCTGATTCACGCCTGTCACGCCGCTGCGGGCCCGGATATCCCGTGTAATGAGGAATGGCACCACCGCCCGGTTGACCTTGATGTTCGCATGCCCTGGCGCGTGATGATTAAGTGGCGTACTTCCAACCTCGCCGGTTTCGAGGAAGGCACGAAGATTTACCTCAACACCATCTCGCCATGGGATTTGCGTGACCGGGTAGTTCCGAAGATGTACGAGCTGCGTCGCACCGGGCACATCAGCGACAGCATCCACATCGCTACCGAATGCCAGTGCCTTCCTAATTCACTGAAGTACAATCCGCTGGTCGAGGACGATGCGCGTCTGAGCTAA
- a CDS encoding amidohydrolase, protein MAELIRNHTVDLSWQKDTYRHLHQHPELSMAEANTAEYIAEMLRQLGTFTVHEGVGGHGVVGVMENGPGPVVLFRADIDALPVEEATGLDFASTATGTARDGSQTSVMHACGHDMHMTAGLGLATVMAKLSDEWSGTFIALFQPSEELASGAQAMVDDGLATLIPTPDVCFGQHVVPGPAGRVMSMPGPALAGCDTISITLHGRSAHGSMPHNSVDSTYLAAAIVLRLQGIVGREIPPSEFGVISVGTLQSGNSNNTIPGQARIVLNIRYYSNEVRAKLIGGIERVVRGECMASGTDIEPVIDYSDHGEVTDNSSEAFERIRPVFDAVFGDESVDAQAWTASEDFSNIPRALGSPYVYWTVGATPRDQWDAAVSADRVVEDIPSNHMPNFLPDFEPTVHSTTTAAASAVLAYLAKN, encoded by the coding sequence GTGGCGGAATTGATTCGCAACCACACAGTCGACTTGAGCTGGCAGAAGGACACTTACCGTCACCTTCACCAGCATCCGGAGCTGTCCATGGCTGAGGCGAACACCGCCGAATACATCGCGGAGATGTTGCGCCAGTTGGGCACGTTCACGGTTCACGAGGGCGTCGGCGGCCACGGAGTGGTCGGGGTCATGGAAAACGGGCCGGGACCGGTCGTCCTGTTCCGCGCGGACATCGACGCTCTTCCGGTTGAGGAAGCCACAGGCCTTGACTTCGCCTCCACCGCCACCGGTACCGCCCGTGATGGTTCCCAGACCTCAGTCATGCACGCTTGCGGCCACGACATGCACATGACAGCAGGCCTCGGGCTGGCCACCGTCATGGCCAAGCTTTCCGACGAGTGGTCGGGCACCTTCATTGCGCTATTCCAGCCCTCGGAAGAGCTCGCCAGTGGCGCGCAGGCGATGGTCGACGACGGGCTGGCGACGCTGATCCCAACCCCGGATGTGTGCTTCGGTCAGCATGTAGTCCCTGGCCCGGCCGGCCGCGTTATGAGTATGCCCGGCCCAGCTCTGGCCGGCTGCGACACAATCAGCATTACCTTGCACGGCCGTTCCGCGCACGGTTCCATGCCTCACAACTCGGTCGATTCCACATACCTGGCAGCAGCCATCGTGCTGCGGCTCCAGGGAATCGTCGGTCGCGAGATTCCTCCGTCGGAGTTCGGGGTCATCTCCGTGGGCACTCTGCAGTCCGGGAACTCGAACAACACGATTCCGGGCCAGGCCCGCATCGTGTTGAATATTAGGTACTACTCCAACGAGGTCCGGGCGAAGCTAATCGGCGGAATCGAGCGCGTAGTCCGAGGCGAGTGCATGGCATCGGGAACTGACATCGAACCGGTCATCGACTACTCCGACCACGGAGAGGTCACCGATAACTCCTCGGAAGCCTTCGAGAGAATTCGCCCCGTTTTCGATGCCGTATTCGGCGACGAATCCGTCGACGCTCAGGCGTGGACCGCCTCCGAGGACTTCTCCAACATCCCCCGCGCCCTGGGCAGCCCGTACGTTTACTGGACCGTGGGCGCAACCCCGCGCGATCAGTGGGATGCCGCAGTCAGCGCTGATCGCGTCGTAGAAGACATTCCCTCCAACCACATGCCAAACTTCCTGCCCGACTTCGAACCGACTGTCCACAGCACGACGACGGCGGCAGCGTCCGCGGTACTGGCCTACCTCGCTAAGAACTAA